The proteins below are encoded in one region of Manihot esculenta mitochondrion, complete genome:
- the atp6 gene encoding ATPase subunit 6: protein MKIGNLYFSFTNPSFFMLLTLSLVLLLVYFVTKKGGGNSVPNAWQSLVELIYDFVPNPVNEQIGGLSGNVKQKFFPRISVTFTFSLFRNPQGMIPYSFTVTSHFLITLGLSFSLFIGITIVGFQKNGLHFLSFSLPAGVPLPLAPFLVLLELIPHCFRALSSGIRLFANMMAGHSSVKILSGFAWTMLCMNDLFYFIGDPGPFFIVLALTGLELGVAILQAHVSTILICIYLNDATNLHQSGYFFIIEQKRGAS from the coding sequence ATGAAGATAGGAAACTTGTATTTCTCATTCACAAATCCATCTTTCTTTATGCTGCTAACTCTCAGTTTGGTCCTACTTCTGGTTTATTTTGTTACTAAAAAGGGAGGAGGAAACTCAGTACCAAATGCTTGGCAATCCTTGGTAGAGCTTATTTATGATTTCGTGCCGAACCCGGTAAACGAACAAATAGGTGGTCTTTCCGGAAATGTTAAACAAAAGTTTTTCCCTCGCATCTCGGTCACTTTTACTTTTTCGTTATTTCGTAATCCCCAGGGTATGATACCTTATAGCTTCACAGTTACAAGTCATTTTCTCATTACTTTGGGTCTCTCATTTTCTCTTTTTATTGGCATTACTATAGTGGGATTTCAAAAAAATGGGCTTCATTTTTTAAGCTTCTCATTACCCGCAGGAGTCCCGCTGCCGTTAGCACCCTTTTTAGTACTCCTTGAGCTAATCCCTCATTGTTTTCGCGCATTAAGCTCAGGAATACGTTTATTTGCTAATATGATGGCCGGTCATAGTTCAGTAAAGATTTTAAGTGGGTTCGCTTGGACTATGCTATGTATGAATGATCTTTTCTATTTCATAGGGGATCCTGGTCCTTTTTTTATAGTTCTTGCATTAACCGGGCTGGAATTAGGTGTAGCTATATTACAAGCTCATGTTTCTACGATCTTAATCTGTATTTACTTGAATGATGCTACAAATCTCCATCAAAGTGGTTATTTTTTTATAATTGAACAAAAGCGAGGAGCGAGTTGA
- the ccmB gene encoding cytochrome c biogenesis B, protein MRRLFLSLYHKQIFPSTPITSFSSFLSYIVVTPLMLGFEKDFSCHSHLGLIRISPLFPFPPAPFPRNEKEDGTLELYYLSAYCLPKILLLQLVGHRVIQISCVFRGFPMLQLPYQFGRSGMDWLNIPLGSLVLTLLCGIHSRSALGITSSSGWNSSQNPTTSPTLLPPTVSRTSIETEWFHVLSSIGYSSPFVSLFPISVSISLQD, encoded by the coding sequence ATGAGACGACTCTTTCTTTCACTATATCATAAACAGATCTTCCCCTCCACACCAATCACGAGTTTTTCTTCATTCCTCTCGTATATCGTCGTAACGCCCTTAATGCTAGGTTTTGAAAAAGACTTTTCATGTCATTCCCATTTAGGTCTGATTCGGATCTCTCCGTTGTTTCCTTTTCCTCCCGCACCTTTTCCTCGAAATGAGAAAGAAGATGGTACACTCGAATTGTATTATTTAAGTGCTTATTGCTTGCCAAAGATCCTACTTCTACAATTGGTAGGTCACCGGGTTATTCAAATAAGTTGTGTTTTCCGTGGTTTTCCCATGTTACAACTTCCGTACCAATTCGGTCGATCCGGAATGGATTGGTTAAACATTCCATTAGGGAGCCTGGTCTTGACTCTTCTGTGTGGTATTCATTCTCGTTCGGCTCTTGGAATCACATCCAGCAGTGGTTGGAACAGCTCGCAAAATCCAACCACTTCACCTACTTTATTGCCCCCAACCGTTTCTCGTACCTCTATTGAAACAGAATGGTTTCATGTTCTTTCATCGATTGGTTATTCCTCTCCGTTCGTATCTCTTTTTCCAATTTCGGTCTCGATTAGTTTACAAGATTGA